ACTATAATTTAGAGCAGGTGCTGTTCTGTAGCTGTTCAGTACTTTCCTATAGGTGTGTCACAATTTGCTTGTGTAATATGCTACTTCACAGCCTCTTACTGAATTTTAGTGAACCTCCAAATCATTCTAGTACTTTACTGATGCAGGAAAATGACCGTTTCtcaaatttttttcctctcttttaattacaataaacacattagttATGACTGGATCTGTTCTTTTCTTATAATATTGACAGTAGTTTTTGAAGACATATGGTGGATTTGCTGTCCAAAATCTCTTTCTTTATTTAGATGTGGTTACTGCCTAAAAGACCATCCAAATGGCTAGGAGTGTTTGTTGTTTATGTAGGATCCATTGGTGTTTTGCAAACAGTTAGGGAAATAAGAGACCCCTGGGCAAACCCCCTTTGCTTCGACAGTGTTAGAGAACAAGTGTGTGGCAGATACCCAAGTGGTTCTCTGCTAAAGAGTGGTTTGTCTCAACAGCTATCATCCCATAGCAAACCTTGAGCTTGACCTTTTCTTGTAGAGGCTTACATGACTGTTGCAATCCAAGCAATTATGCCTAGATCCCCTTTCCCTGCAGCAGACAATATTCCACAACCACGATGGCCATTGAATCATATTTAAAGCTTAGTAAGAAAAGAACTGGCAGGGCTCAACAGCACAAGATAAGGAACTCCAGGTTCAAATCCACTAGTTCTATGATGAAAGCTGAGATCCCTGTGTGGCAAGACCCCGGGGCACATGTGACTTATCATGTCCACAGATACAGCAAGCATTACTTCACTCACTGCAAATGGCAATGTATGCAAATAGTAATTGTGTGTAGAAACCAAAGCGTAAGACATGCACAGAGGTGACACTCACTTCAAAATTTTGTATGATTGAGACAACAATGCTTTAACATGTGGCAAGAATGTACTTACTGTTACAAatgcgattgttgttgttgttgttgttgtcttcagtcctgagactggtttgatgcagctctctatgccactctatcctgtgcaagcttcttcatctcccagtacttactgcaacctacatccttctgaatctgcttagtgtattcatctcttggtctccctctacgatttttaccctccatgctgccctccaaagctaaatttgtgatcccttgatgcctcagaacatgtcctaccaaccggtcccttcttcttgtcaagttgtgccacaaactcctcttctccccaattctattcaatacctcctcattagttatgtgatctacccatctaatcttcagcattcatctgtagcaccacatttcaaaagcttctattctcttcttgtccaaaatatttatcgtccatgtttcacttccatatatggctacacaccatacaaatactttcagaaacgacttactgacacttatatctatactcgatgttaacaaatttctcttcttcagaaacactttccttgccattgccagtctacattttatatcctctctacttcgaccatcatcagttattttgctccccaaatagcaaaactcctttactaatttaagtgtctcatttcctaatttaattccctcagcatcacccgacttaattagactacattccattatccttgttttgcttttgttgatgttcatcttatatcctcctttcaagacactgtccattccattcaactgctcttccaagtcctctgctgtctctgacagaattacaatgtcatcggcacaaATGCGATGCtacaaaaaataattatgaaactgaatgaaattgaAGGTAGACTGAAGTAAACAATTATGATGTAAATAGAGTGCCAGTGATTGTTTTTCTTGCATTACACACATTCTGCCACTATACACAAAACttaaagaaatattaagaaagcaATCCAGTCTGTAgcttctactactactattacacaTGCTCAAGTACCAGTCTTCAAGCTTGTCTTCTCTGGTGTCATTTGTCTTCCATAGCAACTGACTAGAAGTGAGCATCAGCATAATACAGCAGATTTTTAGCAAACATGTTCCCTGTGATCATGCGCTTCCGTatatgattttaattatttctcatgCCAGATAATCCTTTATGCTATAGCCCTATTTCTCTTTTGGAGCCACTCTTTCATTGGCATTTTAGTGTCAATATTTTTTGGTTTTTCCCTTGATCTGCCTTTTATGACATTCGCTGACTGTGGTGGAAGATTTCCTTAACCTGTTTCTACAACCTTGAAGATTTCATCTGCCCATTGTACTCAACATGGATATATTTTGCCGTGAACTGGTACTGCTCTTTCTGATAAATATGCTCTTAGTTCCAACAGTTCAAACTACAGCAACAGACTCAGATTATTTTGCCACTTCAAATTATCTTCAATATATTGTGTTATTCAAAAATGGCAAAAGATTATTCACATTTTTGCAATCTTTATAACCATACCAAAGTCTTCAAATGTGTTGTGTATGACACACAATGATACAATCTACTACAACTTTCCTCCGTCTGCTTCTCCAAAGTGAAAGAGAATAGGGGTTTGAACTACAATCTACACCACATCCAACTccaaataatataaaaatgtatcAACAGAATCTATGGTCGTTCAGACACAACAGACGCATTTTTCGGACTGTTGATTagcaaaattataacataaacCAAGTGTTCAAGGGGTCTgatacacagcagcagatgggagggtgggagggagaggaaAGGAGGGGCAGGGGGTCGAGACATCGTGAGAATCATGCACGTTCGCAAAAaattatcggggggggggggggggggcggcgaaggAAACACCTTCTCCTGCACGCCACTGCCATggtgaaaactattaaagcttcATACAATAAACTTATGATGTATGCATAGCTTTTACATCTAGAAGtatttatttcatcattattaATGGAACTTTCTGTAgtagggaaaaaaagggggggggttaATATTACCTGTTGGTATGTATCCGGAGAAGACATTATCCTCTGGCATCTGTTAACGGGAAAAACCACATAAGACGAACAATACGTTAACAAATAACTTTTGCATCATTTAATAACTACAAAAAAACATGTTCGCAGGAAAAACCTTTTTTGGAGTGGTTACTGTTAACCGGCTCGTAGGGTATAGAGTATCGAGGGCAATTTTACTTCGGTAAGTACTCAATTCTGCAATACTTCCAAACAGTAAACCGTTTGCCAGTACGCGTGTGGCATTTCTGCCACAAAACGTGGACAACATTCTTTACAGTAAACTTAGCCAACAACTTGACATGTCAACACAGCAATAACAACACCACTGTACACTAACTCGTAACTCCAATTTGTTTACAATACACTGCGACTGCCTATGCCTAATAGCAAAGGTCGCAGAGCCGTGTCAAGGATGTTAAAGACACAGCTGCTTTGCCGCCTCTAGATAATACATTTATAGGTGATACATTTCTATAGTAATTTGTTGCTTACAaatgacttttttatttaaatacaacAAGTTTCTTATTATTTTCTGCTGTGGCATATAAATTTCAATATCACAGCAgggttaaataatgaaaactaatgcTCACACAAAATATTGTATGTTGGATGTTTCAGACATTGGTAGCACTGCTGGTAACAGCGTACTCTCGATATCAGGTATTGCGTGCGAGTGCAGTGTCGGTTTTGAATGTGTTGTTATGGAAACATGAGAGTTTAGTGTCCATGTGCTAGTTTCTTTCTCGCTTTGTTTTAAACGATATTATCAACATGAAGATAGAAGAGGTGAAAAGTACCGCAAAAACTCAGCGCATATCCGCACACAGTCATATTAAAGGCCTCGGGTTAAATGAAAATGGTGAAGCAATTCCAATGGCTGCTGGATTAGTTGGCCAAGAAATGGCACGGGAAGCTGCTGGTATAGTCGTAGATATGATTAGGTCAAAGAAAATGGCCGGGCGAGCTTGCCTTTTAGCTGGGCCGCCAGGAACTGGAAAAACTGCAATAGCGCTTGCTATAGCACAAGAGTTGGGAAGTAAGGTGCCATTCTGCCCAATGGTAGGATCTGAAGTGTTTAGTTCGGAAATTAAGAAAACGGAAGTGTTAATGGAGAATTTCAGGAGAGCTATTGGATTAcggataaaggaaacgaaagaagtaTATGAAGGTGAAGTGACAGAGCTTACACCTGTTGAAACTGAAAACCCATTGGGTGGTTACGGGAAAACTATTAGCCATGTCATAATCGGGCTTAAGACTGCCAAAGGAACAAAACAGCTTAAACTGGACCCTTCGATATACGAATCATTGCAGAAAGGCAAAGTTGAAACAGGCGATGTAATATATATTGAAGCTAATAGCGGTGCTGTCAAGAGGCAGGGCCGTAGTGACACTTACGCAACCGAATTTGATCTAGAAGCTGAGGAATATGTTCCATTGCCAAAAGGTGACGTTCACAAAAAGAAAGAGGTAATACAGGACGTTACTCTTCATGACTTGGATGTAGCAAACGCCAAGCCACAAGGTGGACAAGATATTTTGTCCATGATGGGGCAGTTAATGAAGCCCAAAAAAACAGAAATTACTGATAAACTGAGAAAAGAAATCAACAAAGTCGTCAACAAATATATAGATCAAGGTGTAGCTGAACTTGTGCCAGGTGtgttgtttattgatgaagttcataTGCTTGATATAGAAACTTTTACATATTTGCATAGAGCTCTTGAAAGTGCAATAGCCCCTATAGTTATATTTGCTACAAATCGTGGTCGGTGTGTGATTAGAGGTACAGAGGACATTATATCACCACATGGTATTCCATTGGATCTGCTTGATAGATTGTTAATTATAAGGACCCTTCCATACTCAAGAGATGATATGGTACAAATATTGAAGTTAAGGGCATCAACTGAAGGACTCCAGATTGAAGAGGAGGCGTTGTCTCTTCTTGGTGATGTGGGTACTCGCACTACATTGAGATATGCTGTTCAGCTCCTCACTCCAGCAGCTCTGACTGCAAAAGTCAATGGTCGCTCAACTTTAACAAAGGATGATGTTCAGGAAGTGGCTGAGTTATTTCTGGATGCAAAGTCTTCGGCAAGAATTCTTagccaaaataaagaaaagtacatgcagtagattttagaaataccatacactacacagctgtaagtaaaaagaaaaaagaattcacAAAAAGATCTGTTGTCAGGACAGTACTGTAGCTATAATGCTGTGCTGTTATGTAtgtgaaatttgatattttatgaatgaaaaagaagaaagtgaTTGAAACAGCTCTTGCAGCTTCAATCACATTGGATTGAAGTGGACTGTGTTCTGTCTGCAGTGAATATACCTAATGTAAGTGTTCTGCTGCAATGCCACATTTCCAATAAATGGTTGGATGAGGGTGGACAAATGGAAATTTTCACATAGTACACTGCTAATCAGATATTTGTGTAATTGCTTTAATGTGTGTTCATTTTTATGTTGCTCGTGTATTTAAACTAGATGTGGTGAAATGTCAGTTTCAGTTAGAAACACTTTACTGAGGAAATATCAAGCTCACAGTTTGCTGTTGTATCTGTATGTCACTAACATCATCTGCAGTAGCTTGGCTGTACTGTATGTACATGTCGGAAGAGAAGCAGCAAATGTGTGGATGATTTAACTATTTGTTTAATTAAGCATAGTAGTTGATGTAACATATTAATTTCAGGACTATCTTTGTATTATGACATTAGCACACCAGAAATGTTCATTACTTGGATTGTCCCCTTTCTTTAAAATTGTGTACTATATTGTTAAACACAGATGTATATTGTTTGAAATATGTTCCCCCCTTTACTTTGCAAATATGTAAAAGATACATTATTATCTCTGTCTGCAAGTTGTGTACCAAGAAGTCtaatgaatattttgaaaaataaaaagtttttattcTTTTGCTACTGCTGCACCTGGAGGGTGGTCAACATTTCAAGATATTCACTAACAGGCATTAGGCCTGCTATTCATACTACTTCtgcttgatttttatgttatcattttagTTTCACAAACAAAACGAATGTATATTTCAAGACTGCACAAATAAATTGAACTACTAGCTGTTTGTATTGCTGTCTAATATTGCTAAATTAACTTTACCAGTGGGAAACAGTTATACTATGTATCTTCCTCCTTTGCTGATTAACTGAAAACAAAGTAAAGGgatgcaaaataaaaatacaaatggagacaaaaaaattatttgctaatTTCTGGAAACATGTAATTGACTAAGAAATATTCACTTTGATAGTGGGCAGAAAAAGATGGCATGATAATTTAAGGTCTTTCATTAATGCAGAAGTGTGATGAAGTAAAATGTGGTAGGCATATTCCACACATTATTGATTGTGATACCAACATTAATTAAATTTGTTTGGCTATCAATCAACACAATGTGGTTTCAGAATAGAAATTTGGGTAAAAAGAACATATTTTGATACAGCCAATGTTGTATTTATGACTTAAGAGTGGTAGTACATTATTGTTATTCTTGCATGTCCCTTGCCTTTAATAAGTGTGCTTTTATGGATGTTTTTGTTGGTATTCTGTTTGTTTCTAAGACCTTATAGTACTAACTAAATCCAGCGAGTTTCGATCAACACAACCATTGTTTCATGGCACATTTGCATTAACTCCCAAATTGGGATCTGTTCTTGTGTTTCATACACAATAACTAGAATTTTTAAAACAGCAGCTTGAACATTCAGCAAGTTCAACTTGCAATTTTTCTTTGGAGGGTGGTAGGTGTACCAGGAACTACTATTACTCATTTTGGTACCAAAATATAGTGGTCAGTATTGACATTTCAGTTGTTTCCatgttacagtatttcttggagATGAAGTGGATATGGTATTTTTTCTGAAGCCCTTTCCTTTCCCCCAGTACTTAGCTAGAATCCCAGATAGTAGAGAAAATGTGTGCATATAGGTATTTCCTCTTTTAATATCTGTGTAtcaaatgttcattttattatttttgcatgttttgtttgcTTTGGGTCTTTCCAGTTAGAGACTGGTTGTACAGTTTCTCACATGTGGAAGTATATCAACAAGTCATCAGCTTGATATTGTCTGTATTTTATGAAGTCGACCATGGCTTTGATCAAACAGTTACGTCATCACTGCTGTTAAATTCTGTAGAAGTATTTATCAGGAGGGTTGAAGTTGAAGCACATTATTCGTGCCTTTGCTTTACTGCACAACTATAGCAATTTCTTCGGATAGCTGTATGGTAACAACGAGAAATATCATCAAAGAGTAAATTTTAGTGTGTGCCTGAAATGCAGTGCCTCACAGGACTCTGCGATAGAATCTTAATGATAGAAGTATGCAAATAAAACCACCTTGATTCGTTACAGTTCATAACTGTAAACATTATTCTGATGCTGTATTTGGCTTCTATAggaattaataaatatattttaaattttgctgTATTTGTATTCCTGTGAATATATTACCTCCAATTCATTGATGGAATATAACAGTACTTGCCATAAATAACTAAGGATGTGTTAGTTATTAAGTTCTATAAACTACACTCATTAAAATGTGTAACATGTCATTAGATTTAGGAAAATAACACATTTACTTAGTGAATATATGGCTGGTTATTTGCGTGAGTACTTTGTATGTATGTTTACATTAAACTTTATATTTATTTGAACCACTAAACTGAAACAAACAATATCATTAAGAAATTCCTATATGTAGTTGAAGGAACTGTTCAGTAAAGATGATTTGAATGATTTTCATTGTCTGGGAATGTCTTCAAATCACTGGGTTAGTAGTCACATATTTGTATAGTCATATAATGAGACCTCTTTTGTGTGAGTCAAGTTTTATGTTGTTATATTCAGAAGTTCTACTACTTACTAACAACTGACAAAAGAATGAAGAAACTGCTTGGCTCTAATTAGAATGCAGTGTTCAACATGTCTAATTTTCAGTGGATACCTTTCATTAATGATTATgggatttccccagaatattattttTTGTGGCAGTAACAGAAATAAATGTCCCTCGTAAATAAAGTTTATGGCGTCTATATTAGTAATTTCACACGGAGCAAAATTTGGTGAAGCATCTCTACCATGTGTTTTCTAATACAGAATTCAGTCTACATATTGCCTTTTTACCATGTTGTAATGTTAATGACAAAATGGCTGTGTCCATTATAAACGAAGTGCATTTTCTCCAAATTTTTTACATCCTTGCCTCCACCCCTTTTGCATTCTTGCTGTTTTGTAGAATTCCATGCTAACTTATTGTGTGCTTTGGAATTCAGTCATTATCATAAGAGTCCAGTTTTTTTTAACAAGGGCAATTATTCCTGAATTATTTAAATTTCAAGATGATACTGTACCATTGTTCTGTCCTTATCAACAGTTATGAGTTCTTTATGTTTTCCTTGCCACTTTTTAATCATCTGGCACTAATTCATTCTTGTTTCTCTTCCAATCAGTGAATCAAGCTGTAATATCTTAAGAAATACTCACTACTTCCATTTCTCCTTCCTGTCAACCGAGTAACGTGAAACTTCCCAATGTGGCCTCTTTGCACCAGTCTTCCAACATCATTCAATACTTTCTCTGCCCTTCATACTACAgctgtgttttgaatttttttcccttgGGATTTTTGTTCTCATATTTCTCTTTAATTGTTTTCCAGTTTCCATATTCTTAGTCCTCTTTCCAGACTTATTTCTATGTCATTATGACATGCCGTATCTGCATTTGCAACCTGTATCTGAAATCCGTAATTGTACATGACTCTCAACTTTTCTTTTTACACAGAAAAGTTTCCTTTCACAATTCCCATCTTTAACTGTAGCTTGATCagaaattcaaactttttttttaatctacttTCCCTCTATTTCACATTCTTTTCTATTGTATTCTGATGGTGTTaactttttatttcattctgtCTCATTTATGTAATATTATGAGATATGTGacctcattttatcaatttgaacaTCACTATCAGAATGACAAACAATCACAAATAATATATTGTCTCCAAGAGTACTATTTTATATCTAACAACTCTTTGCAGCAGGATATTAGTATGTAATCCAAATAATTTGAATATCTGTCTTATCCATGATACCCTAAATGAACTTCCCGATCACTGATCTTGTGAAAACCAATGTGGTCTTCATGCCAGGCCCTAAATGTCataaattgcttggctctgaaaaGCCTTTGAAATCATGTAGCTTACTCATCTGAATTTTAAACTAATTTGGTGTTGCTGCTATGACTCTCTGATGGACAGAATGcaaattttatgtaaattttaaACATGTTGTCAGCCAATGAGGAGAAGTGACAAATGTTTCAGAATTCTCACCACACAGAAGAGAGACCACGACGAGAAGACCGACCAAAGCTGCACACTGTATATCACTACTCAGTTAAGACCTGATGGACCAAAATACTATATGTGAGTTCCAGTTTTCTCCAAACCAGTGAAGTGGAACAGCATGagcttaaaataatttgtaaataagcACTAGTTGTGCATAAACACATTGTCAGTGACTATGGAGCCCCAACATACCATTTTGCAAGACACGGTGCATCTTTTATTGAGTCCCTGTTGTAGCGGCAATTGTCAGTTTGAAATGGTTTTGATGTAGCTCTCTCtacttttttccctctctctacagAAAAGCTTTACTTGCTATAGCCCATCTACATTTTCTActgtctctacttcttccattgtcatttatttttcttctcaaaaatCAAAACACTTCTGTTACTATCAGCGAGCATTTCCTCAGCACCGACTGATTTAATATATCTACATTCCATTgctgttgttttacttttgttaactttCATTTTACTACCTCTTTTTCAAGACACTAAACATGCTGTTCAACTGCTGGTCCAAGTCATTTGAAGTCTCTAACAGAACTACAGTCTCATTCCCTTTCCAGCTTTCTTAAGAAACAGAtggaataacactggggataggttacaaccctgtctaactcctttCTCAATTACTGCCTCCTTGCCATGTCCTTTGTAactagtttggtttctgtacacgcTGTAAAAAacctttaatttttgtattttctcttgctTTAATAATTCCAACCAACACTGTCAAagctgaaaaatcagccaaccagttggaaaaaaagaagagaaggcccactctttctgaagaagaaatttttacaaatatcgaaagctaggtcaagggctaataaagctttgtttgcaactggttggctgatttttcaacttcTTCAGATTTCCACAGTTGCTGTTTTGCAGCAATTTTAAGATTTTGAAATACTGTCAAAAACAttatctaagcctacaaatgctaaaaatgtaggtttgtcttttttCAGTACATCTTCTAAGgcaagttgtaggatcagtattgccttctaTATATATCTACATTTCTCTAGAACGCAATTGTTCTTTCCCCGGATCAGATTCTGCCTGTCTTTCTATTGTTGTGACAATAATTCTCATTAGTATTTTGTAATGATGACTTATTAATCTGTGGTGcactaatattcac
This genomic stretch from Schistocerca cancellata isolate TAMUIC-IGC-003103 chromosome 2, iqSchCanc2.1, whole genome shotgun sequence harbors:
- the LOC126161979 gene encoding ruvB-like helicase 1; its protein translation is MKIEEVKSTAKTQRISAHSHIKGLGLNENGEAIPMAAGLVGQEMAREAAGIVVDMIRSKKMAGRACLLAGPPGTGKTAIALAIAQELGSKVPFCPMVGSEVFSSEIKKTEVLMENFRRAIGLRIKETKEVYEGEVTELTPVETENPLGGYGKTISHVIIGLKTAKGTKQLKLDPSIYESLQKGKVETGDVIYIEANSGAVKRQGRSDTYATEFDLEAEEYVPLPKGDVHKKKEVIQDVTLHDLDVANAKPQGGQDILSMMGQLMKPKKTEITDKLRKEINKVVNKYIDQGVAELVPGVLFIDEVHMLDIETFTYLHRALESAIAPIVIFATNRGRCVIRGTEDIISPHGIPLDLLDRLLIIRTLPYSRDDMVQILKLRASTEGLQIEEEALSLLGDVGTRTTLRYAVQLLTPAALTAKVNGRSTLTKDDVQEVAELFLDAKSSARILSQNKEKYMQ